One part of the Sorangiineae bacterium MSr11954 genome encodes these proteins:
- the ndhC gene encoding NADH-quinone oxidoreductase subunit A: MTLIQKYGPMFLIIGVAGAVACLFFLGATLLGPKKPTPEKMLPFECGSESSGGRHVKLSVKFYLTAILFVVFDIETVFIYPWAVQFRSLGWFGLAEMIGFLVVVVVALIYVWRKGALEWEN; encoded by the coding sequence ATGACCCTCATCCAAAAGTACGGGCCGATGTTTCTGATCATCGGTGTGGCTGGCGCCGTTGCGTGCCTCTTTTTCCTGGGCGCAACCCTGCTCGGGCCCAAGAAGCCCACCCCCGAAAAGATGCTCCCCTTCGAGTGCGGCTCGGAGAGCTCGGGTGGCCGCCACGTGAAGCTGAGCGTCAAGTTTTACCTGACCGCCATCCTGTTCGTCGTGTTCGACATCGAGACGGTCTTTATCTACCCGTGGGCGGTCCAATTCCGGTCGCTCGGCTGGTTCGGCCTGGCCGAGATGATCGGCTTCCTCGTCGTGGTCGTGGTCGCCCTGATCTACGTCTGGCGAAAAGGCGCTCTGGAGTGGGAAAACTAG
- a CDS encoding NADH-quinone oxidoreductase subunit C, whose amino-acid sequence MSRAVLEKLKAKFGAAVLETHSDFGDDTAVVTAQSWKSVCEYLRNEPTLDFDLFVDLCGVDYPTRLPRMEVVLHLYSIARRHRIRLKARVGDEDMEGAQIDSVTSIWSGADWFEREVYDLSGVTFRGHPDLRRILMYPEFQGHPLLKDYPAQKTQPLVEYRTEEEAGVPLGKQAPFRADEGMAFGRVDWLHQDDQDEDGKPRPKGVVRSVKASEAGHYNGQDPSAKHTHPEPTQPNQEKVS is encoded by the coding sequence ATGAGTAGAGCCGTCCTCGAGAAGCTCAAAGCCAAGTTCGGCGCGGCCGTCCTCGAGACCCATAGCGACTTCGGCGACGACACCGCGGTGGTCACCGCGCAGAGCTGGAAGAGCGTCTGCGAGTACCTCCGCAACGAGCCCACCCTCGACTTCGACCTGTTCGTCGATCTCTGCGGGGTCGACTACCCCACGCGCCTGCCGCGCATGGAGGTGGTGCTGCACCTGTACTCGATCGCCCGAAGGCACCGCATCCGCCTCAAGGCGCGCGTGGGCGACGAGGACATGGAGGGCGCGCAGATCGACAGCGTCACCAGCATTTGGTCCGGCGCCGACTGGTTCGAGCGCGAGGTCTACGACTTGAGCGGCGTGACCTTCCGCGGTCACCCCGATCTGCGCCGCATCCTGATGTATCCGGAGTTTCAGGGGCACCCGCTGCTCAAGGACTACCCGGCGCAGAAGACGCAGCCCCTGGTCGAGTACCGCACCGAGGAAGAAGCCGGCGTGCCGCTGGGCAAGCAGGCTCCTTTCCGCGCCGACGAGGGCATGGCCTTCGGCCGCGTCGACTGGCTGCACCAAGACGATCAAGACGAAGACGGCAAGCCCCGCCCCAAAGGCGTCGTTCGCTCCGTGAAGGCGTCGGAGGCCGGGCACTACAACGGCCAGGACCCGAGCGCCAAGCATACGCACCCGGAACCGACGCAACCGAATCAGGAAAAGGTGAGCTGA
- a CDS encoding NADH-quinone oxidoreductase subunit D, with translation MEPIDLELEEGELELPSEPMHLNMGPSHPAMHGTVRIVLELSGETIVKADVQIGYLHRGFEKMCERGTWAQVFPYVDRLNYVSPMLNNVGYALAVEKICGIQVPDRCQWYRMALGELARISDHLTCTGAMAMELGAFTPFLWFIKAREMVWDILEEETGARLTHSFGRIGGMASPPTRGFKELCRGALEQIIDIVEEGEKMLLKNRIFIDRLENIGIISGKDAVALSWTGPCLRASGVAYDVRKAHPYLKYDEVDFDVPIGKTGDNMDRFLVRLEEIRQSKRIIEQVLDRMPDEGPVNVNDPRVMLPEKKDVYTTIEATIQHFKLIMEGAKVPKGEVYSYTEGGNGELGFYLVSDGSGTPYRVRIRPPCFPIVSGLQKLITGNMLSDIVPTFGSLNMIGGECDH, from the coding sequence ATGGAGCCCATCGACCTCGAGCTGGAGGAGGGCGAGCTCGAGCTCCCCTCCGAGCCCATGCACTTGAACATGGGCCCCTCCCACCCGGCGATGCACGGCACCGTGCGCATCGTCCTCGAGCTCTCTGGCGAGACCATCGTCAAGGCCGACGTGCAGATCGGCTACCTGCACCGCGGCTTCGAGAAGATGTGCGAACGCGGCACGTGGGCGCAGGTTTTCCCGTATGTCGACCGGCTGAACTACGTCTCGCCCATGCTGAACAACGTGGGCTACGCGCTGGCGGTGGAGAAGATCTGCGGCATCCAGGTGCCCGATCGCTGCCAGTGGTACCGCATGGCGCTGGGCGAGCTGGCGCGCATCAGCGACCACCTCACGTGCACGGGCGCCATGGCCATGGAGCTCGGCGCCTTCACGCCGTTCCTCTGGTTCATCAAGGCGCGCGAAATGGTGTGGGACATCCTCGAGGAGGAGACCGGCGCCCGCCTCACGCACTCCTTCGGCCGCATCGGCGGCATGGCCTCGCCCCCCACCCGCGGCTTCAAGGAGCTGTGCCGCGGCGCCCTCGAGCAGATCATCGACATCGTCGAAGAGGGCGAGAAGATGCTGCTCAAGAACCGCATCTTCATCGACCGCCTCGAGAACATCGGGATCATCAGCGGCAAGGACGCGGTGGCCCTCTCCTGGACCGGCCCGTGTTTGCGCGCCTCCGGCGTCGCCTACGACGTGCGCAAGGCGCACCCGTACCTCAAGTACGACGAGGTCGACTTCGACGTCCCCATCGGCAAGACGGGCGACAACATGGATCGCTTCCTGGTCCGCCTCGAGGAGATCCGCCAGTCGAAGCGGATCATCGAGCAAGTCCTCGACCGCATGCCCGACGAAGGTCCGGTCAATGTCAACGATCCGCGCGTGATGCTGCCGGAGAAGAAGGACGTCTACACGACCATCGAGGCCACCATTCAGCACTTCAAGCTGATCATGGAAGGCGCCAAGGTCCCCAAGGGCGAGGTCTACTCGTACACGGAGGGCGGCAACGGCGAGCTGGGCTTCTACCTGGTCTCCGATGGCTCGGGCACGCCGTACCGCGTGCGCATCCGCCCCCCGTGCTTCCCGATCGTCTCGGGCCTCCAGAAGCTCATCACGGGCAACATGCTCAGCGACATCGTGCCCACCTTCGGCTCGCTCAACATGATCGGCGGCGAGTGTGATCACTAG